The Pseudomonas allokribbensis genome has a window encoding:
- a CDS encoding LTA synthase family protein, translated as MGFFKTAPMRYLLLVTGAWLVVFLLTRIVLLLTHLDEAGGGALSVFGVGLVYDLGFLAYAALPMGLYLLLCPPALWRRRGHRWFLQGLLTVSLYAMLFTAVAEWLFWDEFGVRFNFIAVDYLVYSDEVLNNVLESYPIGKLLSILAVLAVGLSLVLRKAFNAALNAPLPPLRSRLLNALALLVVAGLSLQLVSQDAPRAQGGNAYQNELASNGPYQFFAAFRNNELDYSQFYKSLPADKVAGQIRAELNEPNARFVGQDPQDIRRNIDNPGVTRKPNIVLVTIESLSAKYLGSNGDGRNLTPNLDALRKQSLYFNNFYATGTRTDRGLEAITLAIPPTPGRSIVKRIGRESGFASLGQQLSAVGYDSVFVYGGRGYFDNMNAFFSGNGYRVVDQSSVDESEIHFKNAWGMADEDLYKQTLKLADADYAKQQPFLLQLMTTSNHRPYTYPDNRIDIKSGNGRDGAVKYTDYAIGQFLAQAREKPWFDNTIFIFVADHTAGSAGKEDLPITNYQIPLFIYAPKMIEARENAQLASQIDLAPTLLGLLNLDYQSTFFGRNLLQDNPLPPRVVVGNYQHLGLFDGKDLAILSPRQGLRRHDDALTESRESRVNSDDPLVSRAITYYQTASYGFKQQLLGWKAPKEGAAQVSDR; from the coding sequence ATGGGTTTCTTCAAGACAGCGCCTATGCGCTATCTGCTGCTGGTCACCGGTGCCTGGCTGGTCGTGTTTCTCCTCACCCGTATCGTACTGCTGCTGACTCATCTGGATGAGGCCGGTGGCGGTGCGCTGTCCGTGTTCGGTGTCGGTCTGGTCTACGACCTGGGCTTCCTCGCCTATGCCGCTTTGCCGATGGGTCTGTATCTGCTGCTGTGCCCGCCGGCCTTGTGGCGCCGTCGCGGTCACCGCTGGTTCCTGCAGGGACTGCTGACCGTCAGCCTGTACGCCATGCTGTTCACGGCGGTGGCCGAATGGCTGTTCTGGGATGAGTTCGGGGTGCGCTTCAACTTCATCGCCGTCGACTACCTGGTGTACTCCGACGAAGTGCTGAACAACGTGCTGGAGTCATATCCGATCGGCAAGTTGCTGAGCATCCTTGCGGTCCTGGCCGTGGGGCTGAGTCTTGTCTTGCGCAAGGCATTCAATGCAGCGCTCAACGCTCCGCTACCGCCACTGCGCAGTCGGCTGCTGAATGCCTTGGCGCTGTTGGTGGTGGCGGGCCTGAGCCTGCAACTGGTCAGTCAGGACGCACCGCGTGCCCAGGGCGGCAACGCCTATCAGAATGAACTGGCGAGCAATGGCCCGTATCAGTTCTTCGCCGCGTTCCGTAACAACGAACTGGACTACAGCCAGTTCTACAAGAGCCTGCCAGCGGACAAGGTTGCCGGTCAGATTCGTGCCGAACTGAACGAACCCAATGCCCGTTTCGTCGGCCAGGATCCGCAGGACATCCGTCGCAATATCGATAACCCCGGCGTCACCCGCAAGCCGAACATCGTGCTGGTGACCATCGAAAGCCTGAGCGCCAAATACCTGGGCAGCAATGGTGATGGCCGCAACCTGACGCCGAACCTCGACGCGTTGCGCAAGCAGAGCCTGTACTTCAACAATTTCTACGCCACCGGCACTCGCACAGACCGTGGACTGGAAGCCATCACCCTGGCCATTCCACCGACGCCGGGCCGTTCGATCGTCAAGCGCATCGGTCGCGAAAGCGGTTTCGCCAGCCTCGGCCAGCAATTGAGCGCTGTCGGCTATGACAGCGTGTTCGTGTACGGCGGGCGTGGCTACTTCGACAACATGAACGCGTTCTTCAGTGGCAACGGTTATCGCGTTGTCGATCAGAGCAGCGTCGATGAGTCTGAGATTCACTTCAAGAACGCCTGGGGCATGGCTGACGAGGATCTGTACAAACAGACCCTGAAGCTGGCGGACGCCGACTACGCCAAGCAGCAGCCTTTCCTGTTGCAGCTGATGACCACCTCCAACCATCGTCCGTACACCTATCCGGATAACCGGATCGACATCAAGTCCGGCAACGGTCGTGATGGTGCGGTGAAGTACACCGACTACGCCATCGGCCAGTTCCTGGCGCAGGCGCGTGAGAAGCCGTGGTTCGACAACACGATCTTCATCTTTGTCGCCGACCACACGGCCGGCAGCGCGGGCAAGGAAGACCTGCCGATCACCAACTACCAGATCCCGCTGTTCATCTATGCACCGAAGATGATCGAAGCACGGGAAAACGCGCAACTGGCCAGCCAGATCGACCTCGCGCCGACCCTGCTGGGGTTGCTGAACCTGGATTACCAATCGACCTTCTTCGGTCGCAATCTGCTGCAGGACAACCCGCTGCCACCTCGGGTCGTGGTGGGCAACTATCAGCATCTGGGGCTGTTCGACGGCAAGGATCTGGCGATCCTCAGCCCACGCCAGGGCCTGCGCCGGCACGACGACGCACTGACCGAAAGCCGCGAGTCCCGGGTCAACAGCGACGACCCGCTGGTGAGCCGCGCCATCACGTATTACCAAACCGCCAGTTATGGCTTCAAGCAACAGCTGCTTGGCTGGAAAGCGCCCAAGGAGGGTGCCGCGCAAGTCAGCGATCGTTAA
- a CDS encoding phosphatase PAP2 family protein, translating into MSSSVVRPAPRPLNFWLCLGIPAVAAAILVLLELTDLDMNLARMFYDPAAGDFIGRHSYFLENILHDRAKQVVIAFSVFSVIGFIAAFFIARLKPFKRELGCLVLSLGLATSFVTPMKAVTAVQCPWSLEQFGGHETYSKLLDHRPPTDKPGRCWPGGHAATGFTLFALFFVLRDRRPRLARQAFIFAFALGSVFSISRMMQGAHFFSHNVWTAIFCWLICLGSYYWVLYRPTVKAEAVTQAQPANA; encoded by the coding sequence ATGTCATCAAGCGTTGTACGCCCTGCCCCTCGCCCGCTGAACTTTTGGCTGTGTCTGGGGATACCCGCCGTCGCGGCCGCCATTCTGGTCTTGCTCGAACTGACCGATCTGGACATGAACCTGGCCCGGATGTTTTACGACCCCGCCGCCGGCGACTTCATCGGGCGCCACAGTTACTTCCTGGAAAACATCCTTCACGACCGCGCCAAACAGGTGGTGATCGCGTTTTCGGTGTTTTCCGTCATTGGTTTCATCGCGGCGTTCTTCATCGCGCGGCTCAAGCCCTTCAAGCGTGAGCTGGGTTGCCTGGTGCTGTCGCTGGGCCTGGCGACGTCATTCGTGACACCAATGAAAGCCGTGACTGCCGTGCAGTGCCCGTGGAGCCTTGAGCAGTTCGGCGGCCATGAAACCTACAGCAAACTGCTGGATCACCGCCCGCCGACCGACAAGCCCGGACGCTGCTGGCCCGGTGGCCATGCCGCAACGGGTTTCACCTTGTTTGCGCTGTTCTTCGTGCTGCGTGACCGTCGCCCGCGACTGGCGCGGCAGGCATTCATCTTTGCCTTTGCGCTGGGCTCGGTGTTCTCGATCAGCCGGATGATGCAGGGCGCGCACTTCTTTTCGCACAACGTGTGGACGGCGATTTTCTGCTGGTTGATCTGCCTGGGGTCGTATTACTGGGTGCTCTATCGCCCGACCGTCAAAGCGGAAGCGGTCACGCAGGCACAACCGGCAAACGCCTGA
- the groL gene encoding chaperonin GroEL (60 kDa chaperone family; promotes refolding of misfolded polypeptides especially under stressful conditions; forms two stacked rings of heptamers to form a barrel-shaped 14mer; ends can be capped by GroES; misfolded proteins enter the barrel where they are refolded when GroES binds), with the protein MAAKEVKFGDSARKKMLVGVNVLADAVKATLGPKGRNVILEKSFGAPTITKDGVSVAKEIELEDRFENMGAQLVKDVASRANDDAGDGTTTATVLAQSIVNEGLKAVAAGMNPMDLKRGIDKATIAVVAELKKLSAPCTDTKAIAQVGTISANSDNSIGDIIAEAMEKVGKEGVITVEEGSGLENELSVVEGMQFDRGYLSPYFVNKPETMVAELEGALILLVDKKISNIREMLPVLEAVAKAGRPLLIVAEDVEGEALATLVVNNMRGIVKVAAVKAPGFGDRRKAMLQDIAVLTGGTVISEEIGLSLESTTLEHLGSAKRVTLSKENTIIVDGAGNEGDIQARIAQIRAQVAETSSDYDREKLQERLAKLSGGVAVIKVGAGSEVEMKEKKARVEDALHATRAAVEEGVVPGGGVALIRALNAIINLKGDNADQDVGIAVLRRAVEAPLRQIAANSGDEPSVVVNEVKNGKGNFGYNAATGEYGDMIEMGILDPTKVTRSALQAASSIGGLILTTEAAVADAPKKDGAAGGGMPDMGGMGGMGGMM; encoded by the coding sequence ATGGCTGCTAAAGAAGTTAAATTCGGCGATTCCGCCCGCAAGAAAATGCTGGTTGGCGTAAACGTCCTGGCTGACGCGGTAAAAGCGACCCTGGGCCCGAAAGGCCGTAACGTGATCCTCGAGAAGAGCTTCGGCGCTCCGACCATCACCAAGGACGGCGTTTCCGTCGCCAAGGAAATCGAACTCGAAGACCGTTTCGAAAACATGGGCGCGCAGCTGGTCAAAGACGTTGCCTCCCGTGCCAACGATGACGCTGGTGACGGTACTACCACCGCTACCGTTCTGGCTCAGTCGATCGTCAACGAAGGCCTGAAAGCCGTCGCTGCCGGCATGAACCCGATGGACCTGAAGCGCGGTATCGACAAAGCGACCATCGCTGTCGTTGCCGAGCTGAAAAAGCTGTCCGCACCATGCACCGACACTAAAGCGATCGCTCAGGTTGGCACCATCTCCGCCAACTCCGACAACTCCATCGGCGACATCATTGCCGAAGCCATGGAAAAAGTCGGTAAAGAAGGCGTGATCACCGTTGAAGAAGGCTCGGGCCTGGAAAACGAACTGTCGGTTGTAGAAGGCATGCAGTTCGACCGTGGCTACCTGTCCCCATACTTCGTCAACAAGCCAGAGACCATGGTTGCCGAGCTGGAAGGCGCGCTGATCCTGCTGGTCGACAAGAAGATCTCGAACATCCGCGAAATGCTGCCAGTACTGGAAGCCGTTGCCAAAGCCGGCCGTCCACTGCTGATCGTTGCCGAAGACGTTGAAGGCGAAGCCCTGGCGACTCTGGTAGTGAACAACATGCGTGGCATCGTTAAAGTCGCAGCCGTCAAGGCTCCAGGCTTCGGCGACCGTCGCAAGGCCATGCTGCAGGACATCGCCGTTCTGACCGGCGGTACCGTTATCTCCGAAGAGATCGGCCTGAGCCTGGAAAGCACCACCCTGGAACACCTGGGTAGCGCCAAGCGCGTGACCCTGTCCAAGGAAAACACCATCATCGTTGACGGTGCTGGCAATGAAGGCGACATCCAGGCGCGTATCGCTCAGATCCGTGCCCAGGTTGCCGAGACTTCCTCGGACTACGACCGTGAAAAACTGCAAGAGCGTCTGGCCAAGCTGTCCGGCGGCGTTGCAGTGATCAAGGTTGGCGCCGGTTCCGAAGTAGAAATGAAAGAGAAGAAAGCCCGCGTTGAAGACGCCCTGCACGCAACCCGCGCAGCCGTTGAAGAAGGCGTGGTACCTGGCGGTGGCGTTGCGCTGATCCGCGCTCTGAACGCGATCATCAACCTGAAAGGCGACAACGCCGACCAGGACGTAGGTATCGCTGTTCTGCGTCGTGCCGTTGAAGCACCGCTGCGTCAGATCGCTGCCAACAGCGGCGACGAGCCAAGCGTTGTGGTCAACGAAGTCAAGAACGGCAAAGGTAACTTCGGTTACAACGCTGCGACTGGCGAATACGGCGACATGATCGAAATGGGCATCCTGGACCCAACCAAGGTAACCCGTTCCGCTCTGCAAGCTGCATCGTCGATCGGCGGTCTGATCCTGACCACCGAAGCTGCTGTTGCTGACGCACCGAAGAAAGACGGTGCTGCTGGCGGCGGTATGCCAGACATGGGCGGCATGGGTGGCATGGGCGGCATGATGTAA
- a CDS encoding co-chaperone GroES, whose translation MKLRPLHDRVVIRRSEEEKKTAGGIVLPGSAAEKANHGVILAVGPGKALENGEVRALSVKEGDKVVFGPYSGSNTVKVDGEDLLVMSENEILAVIEG comes from the coding sequence ATGAAGCTTCGTCCTCTGCATGACCGCGTCGTTATCCGTCGCAGCGAAGAAGAAAAGAAAACCGCTGGCGGTATCGTCCTGCCAGGTTCGGCTGCTGAAAAAGCCAACCACGGTGTGATTCTCGCTGTAGGCCCGGGCAAAGCTCTGGAAAACGGCGAAGTGCGCGCACTGTCCGTTAAGGAAGGCGACAAGGTTGTGTTCGGTCCTTACTCCGGCAGCAACACTGTGAAAGTCGACGGCGAAGACCTGCTGGTAATGAGCGAGAACGAAATCCTCGCTGTTATCGAAGGCTGA
- a CDS encoding FxsA family protein → MRPFLLLFLLFPVLELFVFVKVAGSIGFFPALLLIILGSMFGVFVLRVAGLATALRARESLNRGELPAQTMLEGLMLALAGGLLILPGFISDVVGLVLLLPFSRRLVANKMRQRAEEQAMRQRAFADDLQPRGGPAPRQPLGREGDVIEGEFEHRDTQ, encoded by the coding sequence ATGCGCCCTTTTTTGTTGCTCTTTCTGCTGTTCCCGGTGTTGGAGCTGTTCGTATTCGTCAAAGTGGCAGGATCGATCGGATTTTTCCCGGCCCTGCTGCTGATCATTCTCGGCTCGATGTTCGGCGTGTTCGTGCTGCGCGTCGCCGGACTGGCAACCGCCCTGCGTGCCCGTGAAAGCCTGAACCGCGGCGAACTGCCCGCGCAAACCATGCTCGAAGGCCTGATGCTGGCCCTGGCCGGTGGCCTGCTGATCCTGCCGGGTTTCATCAGCGACGTGGTCGGTCTGGTGCTGTTGCTGCCATTCAGCCGTCGTCTGGTCGCCAACAAAATGCGCCAGCGCGCCGAAGAACAGGCCATGCGTCAGCGCGCGTTCGCCGATGACCTGCAACCTCGCGGCGGTCCCGCACCGCGCCAGCCTCTGGGGCGCGAAGGCGATGTGATCGAAGGCGAGTTCGAACACCGCGACACCCAGTAA
- a CDS encoding HugZ family protein has product MSVEAAKNARELLLKEYRGVLSTHSKSMPGFPFGSVVPYCLDEQGRPLILISRIAQHTHNLQKDPKCSLLVGEREADDVQAVGRLTYLAEAQKLEDAAAIEAAAERYYRYFPDSQNYHKAHDFDFWVLTPVRHRYIGGFGAIHWVDHLTLANPFAGKAEISMVEHMNSDHAKAIAHYVDLAGLPKTVPAQMAGIDTEGMHLRIGQALYWLPFQAPCHTPIQVREALVSLAHAEVWPKNAVADA; this is encoded by the coding sequence TTGAGCGTTGAAGCGGCTAAGAATGCCCGAGAATTGCTTCTCAAGGAATACCGTGGCGTGCTGTCGACCCACTCCAAATCGATGCCCGGTTTTCCGTTCGGCTCCGTGGTTCCCTACTGCCTGGACGAACAGGGCCGGCCGCTGATCCTGATCAGCCGCATCGCCCAGCACACCCACAACCTGCAGAAAGATCCGAAGTGTTCGCTGCTGGTGGGCGAGCGCGAGGCCGATGACGTGCAAGCCGTCGGTCGCCTGACCTATCTGGCCGAGGCTCAAAAGCTCGAAGATGCGGCTGCCATCGAAGCCGCCGCCGAGCGCTACTACCGCTATTTCCCCGACTCGCAGAATTACCACAAGGCCCACGATTTCGACTTCTGGGTGCTCACTCCGGTACGTCATCGCTACATCGGCGGTTTCGGCGCGATCCACTGGGTCGATCACCTGACCCTGGCCAACCCGTTCGCCGGCAAGGCCGAAATCAGCATGGTCGAGCACATGAACAGCGACCACGCCAAGGCCATCGCGCATTACGTCGACCTCGCCGGGCTGCCGAAAACCGTCCCGGCGCAAATGGCCGGGATCGACACCGAAGGCATGCACCTGCGCATCGGTCAGGCGCTGTACTGGCTGCCGTTTCAAGCGCCTTGTCATACGCCGATACAAGTGCGCGAAGCCTTGGTTTCTCTGGCTCACGCCGAGGTCTGGCCAAAAAATGCGGTGGCCGACGCTTGA
- a CDS encoding SDR family oxidoreductase, whose product MQLNDKVIIITGGCQGLGRSMAEYFAGKGAKLALVDLNQEKLDDAVAACKAKGVEARSYLCNVANEEQVTHMVAQVAEDFGAIHGLINNAGILRDGLLLKVKDGEMTKMSLAQWQAVIDVNLTGVFLCTREVAAKMVELKNSGAIINISSISRAGNVGQTNYSAAKAGVAAATVTWAKELARYGIRVAGIAPGFIETEMTLGMKPEALEKMTSGIPLKRMGKPEEIAHSAAYIFENDYYTGRILEMDGGLRI is encoded by the coding sequence ATGCAACTCAACGACAAAGTAATCATTATCACTGGCGGTTGCCAAGGCCTGGGCCGCTCGATGGCCGAGTATTTCGCCGGCAAGGGCGCGAAGCTGGCACTGGTCGACCTGAACCAGGAAAAACTCGATGACGCCGTCGCGGCCTGCAAGGCCAAGGGCGTCGAGGCGCGCAGCTATCTGTGCAACGTCGCCAATGAAGAGCAAGTGACGCACATGGTTGCCCAGGTCGCCGAGGACTTCGGCGCGATTCACGGCTTGATCAACAACGCCGGGATCCTGCGCGACGGCCTGCTGCTCAAGGTCAAGGACGGCGAAATGACCAAGATGAGCCTGGCCCAATGGCAGGCGGTGATCGACGTCAACCTGACCGGCGTGTTCCTCTGCACCCGTGAAGTGGCGGCGAAAATGGTCGAGCTGAAGAACAGTGGCGCGATCATCAACATCTCGTCGATCTCCCGCGCGGGCAACGTCGGCCAGACCAACTACTCCGCCGCCAAGGCCGGTGTGGCGGCAGCGACCGTGACCTGGGCCAAGGAGCTGGCGCGCTACGGCATTCGCGTGGCCGGCATCGCGCCGGGCTTCATCGAAACCGAGATGACCCTGGGCATGAAACCGGAAGCGCTGGAGAAAATGACTTCGGGCATTCCGCTCAAGCGCATGGGCAAGCCGGAAGAGATCGCCCATTCGGCGGCGTACATCTTCGAGAACGACTACTACACCGGTCGGATTCTGGAGATGGACGGCGGGCTGCGCATCTGA
- the apbC gene encoding iron-sulfur cluster carrier protein ApbC: MSAVTRAAVEAVLSQYTDPYLNQDPVSAGCVRNIEITGDRVSVQLEIGYAAGLFKSGWAQLLQLAIENLDGVVSAKVEVNSVIAAHKAQAQIPGLANVKNVVAVASGKGGVGKSTTAANLALALAREGAKVGILDADIYGPSQGIMFGIPEGTRPQVKDQKWFVPLQAHGVEVMSMAFLTDDNTPMVWRGPMVSGALLQLVTQTAWGDLDYLVIDMPPGTGDIQLTLAQKVPVAGAVIVTTPQDLALLDARKGVEMFRKVNIPVLGVVENMAVHICSNCGHAEHLFGEGGGEKLATQFGVELLASLPLSMLIREQADGGKPTVISEPDSQIAMVYQELARHVGARIVLQEAASPAMPNITISDD; this comes from the coding sequence ATGAGCGCCGTCACTCGCGCAGCGGTGGAAGCCGTCCTCAGCCAATACACCGACCCTTACCTGAACCAGGATCCGGTCAGCGCCGGTTGCGTGCGCAACATCGAAATCACCGGTGATCGCGTCAGCGTGCAGCTGGAAATCGGTTATGCCGCCGGTCTGTTCAAGAGCGGCTGGGCGCAATTGCTGCAACTGGCCATCGAAAACCTCGACGGCGTAGTGTCGGCCAAGGTCGAGGTCAACAGCGTGATCGCCGCGCACAAGGCCCAGGCGCAGATCCCGGGGCTGGCCAACGTCAAGAACGTGGTCGCCGTGGCGTCCGGCAAGGGCGGCGTGGGCAAATCCACCACCGCCGCCAACCTGGCACTTGCACTGGCCCGTGAAGGCGCGAAAGTCGGGATTCTCGACGCCGATATCTACGGCCCGAGCCAGGGCATCATGTTCGGCATTCCCGAGGGCACCCGTCCGCAGGTCAAGGATCAGAAGTGGTTCGTGCCGCTGCAGGCCCATGGTGTGGAAGTCATGTCGATGGCCTTCCTGACCGATGACAACACACCGATGGTCTGGCGCGGGCCGATGGTCTCCGGCGCGCTGCTGCAACTGGTGACGCAAACCGCCTGGGGCGACCTGGATTATCTGGTGATCGACATGCCGCCAGGCACCGGCGACATCCAGCTGACCCTGGCGCAGAAAGTCCCGGTGGCTGGCGCCGTGATCGTCACCACGCCGCAGGATCTGGCGCTGCTCGACGCACGCAAGGGCGTGGAGATGTTCCGCAAGGTCAACATTCCGGTGCTGGGCGTGGTGGAAAACATGGCCGTGCACATCTGCTCGAACTGCGGACACGCCGAGCATCTGTTCGGTGAGGGCGGTGGCGAGAAGCTGGCGACCCAGTTCGGCGTCGAGCTGCTGGCTTCGCTGCCATTGTCGATGCTGATCCGCGAACAGGCCGATGGCGGCAAGCCGACGGTGATTTCCGAGCCGGACAGCCAGATCGCCATGGTCTATCAGGAACTGGCCCGCCACGTCGGCGCGCGGATCGTGTTGCAGGAAGCGGCATCGCCGGCGATGCCGAACATCACCATCAGCGACGATTGA
- the metG gene encoding methionine--tRNA ligase — translation MSEPRKILVTSALPYANGSIHLGHMLEYIQTDMWVRFQKHRGNQCIYVCADDAHGSAIMLRAEKEGITPEQLIANVQAEHSADFAEFLVDFDNFHSTHAEENRELSSQIYLKLRDAGHIAQRSITQYFDPEKKMFLADRFIKGTCPKCGTEDQYGDNCEKCGATYAPTDLKDPKSAISGATPVLKDSQHFFFKLPDFQQMLQTWTRSGTLQDAVANKIAEWLDAGLQQWDISRDAPYFGFEIPGEPGKYFYVWLDAPIGYMASFKNLCNRTPELDFDAFWGKDSTAELYHFIGKDIVNFHALFWPAMLEGAGFRKPTGINVHGYLTVNGQKMSKSRGTFIKARTYLDHLSPEYLRYYYAAKLGRGVDDLDLNLEDFVQKVNSDLVGKVVNIASRCAGFIQKGNAGLLVDTNAAPELTDAFLAAAPSIADAYEARDFARAMRETMALADRANAWIADKAPWSLNKQEGKQDEVQAVCATAINLFRQLVIFLKPVLPLLAADAEAFLNVAPLTWNDHTTLLANHQLNEFKPLMTRIDPVKVQAMTDASKEDLTASQTDTGAAAPAGNGELTKDPLSPEIDFDTFAAVDLRVALIVKAEHVEGADKLLRLTLDIGDEQRNVFSGIKSAYPDPSKLDGRLTMMIANLKPRKMKFGISEGMVMAAGPGGEEIYLLSPDSGAKPGQRIK, via the coding sequence ATGTCCGAACCACGCAAGATTCTCGTCACCAGCGCCCTGCCCTACGCCAACGGTTCGATTCACCTTGGCCATATGCTGGAATACATCCAGACCGATATGTGGGTGCGCTTCCAGAAGCATCGCGGCAATCAGTGCATTTATGTCTGCGCCGACGACGCCCACGGTTCGGCAATCATGCTGCGCGCGGAAAAGGAAGGCATCACCCCGGAACAACTGATCGCCAATGTCCAGGCTGAACACAGCGCCGACTTTGCCGAGTTCCTGGTGGACTTCGACAACTTCCACTCCACTCACGCCGAAGAAAACCGTGAGCTGTCGAGCCAGATCTACCTGAAGCTGCGTGACGCCGGGCACATCGCCCAACGTTCGATCACCCAGTATTTCGACCCGGAAAAGAAAATGTTCCTGGCCGACCGCTTCATCAAGGGCACCTGCCCGAAATGCGGCACCGAGGACCAGTACGGCGACAACTGCGAAAAATGCGGTGCGACCTACGCGCCGACCGACCTGAAGGATCCGAAGTCGGCAATCTCCGGCGCCACCCCGGTGCTCAAGGATTCCCAGCACTTCTTCTTCAAGCTGCCGGACTTCCAGCAGATGCTGCAGACCTGGACCCGCAGCGGCACCCTGCAGGACGCCGTGGCCAACAAGATCGCCGAATGGCTGGACGCCGGCCTGCAACAGTGGGACATCTCCCGCGATGCGCCGTACTTCGGTTTCGAGATCCCGGGCGAACCAGGCAAGTATTTCTACGTGTGGCTGGACGCGCCGATCGGCTACATGGCCAGCTTCAAGAACCTGTGCAACCGCACGCCGGAGCTGGACTTCGACGCGTTCTGGGGCAAGGACTCCACCGCCGAGCTGTACCACTTCATCGGCAAGGACATCGTCAACTTCCACGCCCTGTTCTGGCCGGCGATGCTTGAAGGCGCGGGTTTCCGCAAGCCGACCGGGATCAACGTGCACGGCTACCTGACCGTCAACGGCCAGAAGATGTCCAAGTCCCGCGGCACCTTCATCAAGGCCCGGACCTACCTGGATCACCTGTCGCCGGAATACCTGCGCTACTACTACGCGGCCAAACTGGGCCGTGGCGTGGACGATCTCGACCTGAACCTCGAAGACTTCGTGCAGAAGGTCAACTCCGACCTGGTCGGCAAAGTGGTCAACATCGCCAGCCGTTGCGCCGGTTTCATCCAGAAGGGCAACGCCGGCCTGCTGGTCGACACCAACGCCGCGCCGGAACTGACCGACGCGTTCCTGGCCGCTGCGCCGAGCATCGCCGACGCCTATGAAGCCCGCGACTTCGCCCGTGCCATGCGCGAAACCATGGCTTTGGCCGACCGCGCCAACGCGTGGATCGCCGACAAGGCACCGTGGTCGCTGAACAAGCAGGAAGGCAAGCAGGATGAAGTCCAGGCGGTCTGCGCCACCGCGATCAACCTGTTCCGCCAGTTGGTGATCTTCCTCAAGCCGGTGCTGCCGTTGCTGGCTGCCGATGCCGAGGCGTTCCTCAATGTCGCCCCGCTGACCTGGAACGACCACACCACCCTGCTGGCCAACCACCAGTTGAACGAATTCAAACCGTTGATGACCCGCATCGACCCGGTAAAAGTGCAAGCCATGACCGACGCCTCGAAAGAAGACCTGACCGCCAGCCAGACCGACACTGGCGCCGCCGCGCCTGCCGGCAATGGCGAACTGACCAAGGATCCGCTGTCGCCGGAAATCGACTTCGACACCTTCGCCGCCGTCGACCTGCGCGTCGCGCTGATCGTCAAGGCCGAACACGTTGAAGGGGCGGACAAGCTGCTGCGTCTGACCCTCGACATCGGTGACGAACAACGCAACGTGTTCTCGGGGATCAAGAGCGCCTATCCGGATCCGTCGAAACTCGACGGTCGCCTGACCATGATGATCGCCAACCTCAAGCCACGGAAAATGAAGTTCGGCATCTCCGAAGGCATGGTGATGGCGGCCGGCCCTGGCGGTGAAGAAATCTACCTGCTGAGCCCGGACAGCGGCGCCAAGCCAGGTCAGCGCATCAAGTAA
- a CDS encoding electron transport complex protein RnfA encodes MTELVLTLFSAALINNFVLHWPLGVDPLLAGERRQVHALGLATLCLMLIVGVASYAIWHWLLVPLQLEFLRLFVFLPLSVLLITPLLKLLARWRPALPFDGLWPLLLGNAGVLGLTLINAQTDKGLFHATALSLGAGLGFWLVLSLFSDLRERTADNDIPLPFRGLPIQLIGAGLMAVAFLGFSGLIKT; translated from the coding sequence ATGACCGAACTCGTGCTTACGCTCTTCAGTGCTGCGCTGATCAACAACTTCGTGTTGCACTGGCCGCTGGGCGTCGATCCGCTGCTGGCTGGCGAGCGCCGTCAGGTGCATGCGCTGGGGCTGGCGACGTTGTGTCTGATGCTGATTGTCGGTGTGGCGAGTTACGCGATCTGGCATTGGCTGCTGGTGCCGTTGCAACTGGAATTCCTGCGTCTATTCGTATTCCTGCCGCTGAGCGTCCTGCTGATCACACCGTTGCTGAAGTTGCTGGCGCGCTGGCGACCCGCCCTGCCGTTCGACGGTTTGTGGCCGTTGCTGCTGGGCAATGCCGGTGTGCTGGGGCTGACGCTGATCAACGCGCAAACGGATAAGGGCCTGTTTCATGCGACAGCGCTGAGCCTTGGCGCCGGCCTGGGTTTCTGGCTGGTGTTGAGCCTGTTCAGCGATTTGCGTGAGCGCACGGCCGACAACGATATTCCCCTGCCCTTTCGTGGCCTGCCGATCCAGTTGATCGGCGCCGGATTGATGGCCGTGGCTTTTCTCGGATTCAGTGGACTGATCAAAACATGA